From Diceros bicornis minor isolate mBicDic1 chromosome 17, mDicBic1.mat.cur, whole genome shotgun sequence, the proteins below share one genomic window:
- the AVIL gene encoding advillin isoform X1, with product MSLSSAFRAVGNDPGIITWRIEKMELALVPLSAHGNFYEGDCYVILSTRRVGSLLSQDIHFWIGKDSSQDEQSCAAIYTTQLDDYLGGGPVQHREVQYHESDTFRGYFKQGIIYKKGGVASGMKHVETNTYDVKRLLHVKGKRNIRATEVEMSWDSFNRGDVFLLDLGQVIIQWNGPESNGGERLKAMLLAKDIRDRERGGRAEIGVIEGDKEAASPELMKVLQDTLGRRSIIKPAVPDEIIDQQQKSNIVLYHVSDSAGQLAVTEVATRPLVQDLLNHDDCYILDQSGTKIYVWKGRRATKVEKQTAMSKALNFIKMKGYPSSTNVETVNDGAESAMFKQLFQKWSVKEQTVGLGKTFSIGRIAKVFQDKFDVTLLHAKPEVAAQERMVDDGNGKVEVWRIENLELVPVEQQWYGYFYGGDCYLVLYTYEVSGRPNYILYIWQGRHASRGELAASAYQAVEVDRQRDGAPVQVRVTMGKEPRHFMAIFKGKLVIFEGGTSRKRNAEPDPPVRLFQIQGNDKSNTKAVEVPAFASSLNSNDVFLLWAQAEHYLWFGKGSSGDERAMAKELAGHLCDGTENTVAEGQEPPEFWDLLGGKTPYANDKRLQQEILDVQSRLFECSNKTGRFIVTEITDFTQDDLNPGDVMLLDTWDQVFLWIGAEANATEKERALATAQEYLHTHPSGRDADTPILIIKQGFEPPIFTGWFLAWDSHMWSAGKSYEQLKEELGDAAAIMRITADMRNATLSLNSELKYYPIEVLLRNQNQELPEDVNPAKKETYLSEEDFISVFGITRGQFAALPGWKQLQMKKEKGLF from the exons ATGTCTCTGAGCAGCGCCTTCAGGGCTGTGGGCAACGACCCTGGGATCATCACCTGGAGAATAGAG AAAATGGAGCTGGCACTGGTGCCCCTGAGTGCCCATGGCAACTTCTACGAGGGGGACTGCTACGTCATCCTCTCG ACCCGGAGGGTGGgcagtctcctctcccaggacatcCACTTCTGGATCGGGAAGGACTCCTCCCAGGATGAGCAGAGCTGCGCGGCCATCTACACTACGCAGCTGGATGACTACCTGGGGGGCGGCCCCGTGCAGCACCGAGAGGTCCAGTACCATGAGTCCGACACCTTCCGTGGCTACTTTAAGCAGGGCATCAT CTACAAGAAGGGGGGTGTGGCCTCTGGGATGAAGCATGTGGAGACCAACACCTATGACGTGAAGCGGCTGCTCCACGTGAAGGGGAAGAGAAACATCAGGGCCACTGAG GTGGAAATGAGCTGGGACAGTTTTAACCGAGGTGATGTCTTCTTGctggaccttgggcaggtcatcaTCCAGTGGAATGGCCCAGAGAGCAATGGTGGGGAGCGCCTGAAG GCTATGCTTCTGGCGAAGGATATCCGGGACAGGGAGCGAGGGGGCCGTGCTGAAATAGGAGTGATCGAGGGAGACAAGGAGGCGGCAAGCCCGGAGCTGATGAAGGTCCTTCAGGACACCCTCGGCCGACGCTCCATTATCAAGCCTGCGGTCCCTGACGAGATCATAGATCAGCAGCAGAAATCCAATATCGTGCTGTACCA TGTCTCAGACTCAGCGGGGCAGCTGGCAGTCACAGAGGTAGCAACGAGGCCTCTGGTCCAGGACTTACTGAACCATGAC GACTGCTACATCCTGGACCAAAGTGGAACCAAGATCTATgtgtggaaaggaagaagagcaaCAAAGGTTGAGAAACAGACGGCCATGTCCAAAGCCCTG AACTTCATCAAGATGAAGGGCTACCCCAGCAGCACCAATGTGGAGACCGTCAACGATGGTGCCGAGTCGGCCATGTTCAAGCAGCTGTTCCAGAAGTGGTCAGTGAAGGAACAGACCGTGGGCCTGGGGAAAACATTCAGCATTGGTAGAATTG CTAAAGTTTTCCAGGATAAATTTGACGTGACTCTGCTGCACGCCAAACCAGAGGTAGCTGCCCAGGAAAGAATGGTCGACGACGGCAACGGAAAAGTTGAG GTCTGGAGAATTGAAAACCTGGAGCTGGTCCCCGTGGAGCAGCAGTGGTATGGCTACTTTTATGGGGGAGACTGCTATCTGGTTCTCTACACGTACGAGGTGAGCGGGAGGCCGAATTACATCCTGTACATCTGGCAG GGCCGCCACGCCTCACGGGGTGAGCTGGCAGCCTCGGCATACCAGGCAGTGGAGGTGGACCGGCAGCGTGATGGGGCCCCTGTGCAGGTTCGGGTGACCATGGGGAAGGAGCCACGCCACTTCATGGCCATCTTCAAAGGGAAGCTGGTTATCTTTGAG gGTGGGACTTCCAGGAAGCGAAATGCCGAGCCTGATCCTCCAGTGAGGCTCTTCCAGAttcaaggaaatgacaaatcaaaCACCAAGGCAGTGGAGGTTCCAGCCTTTGCCTCCTCCCTAAACTCCAATGATGTCTTTCTGCTGTGGGCCCAGGCAGAGCACTACCTGTGGTTTGGCAAG GGGTCTAGTGGGGATGAGCGGGCAATGGCGAAGGAGCTGGCCGGGCATCTCTGCGACGGCACCGAGAACACTGTGGCCGAGGGCCAGGAGCCGCCTGAGTTCTGGGACCTGCTGGGAGGGAAAACCCCGTATGCCAATGATAAAAG ACTACAGCAGGAAATCCTGGATGTCCAGTCCCGTCTCTTCGAATGCTCCAATAAGACTGGCCGGTTCATTGTCACTGAGATCACAGACTTCACCCAGGATGACCTGAACCCAGGTGACGTGATGCTCCTTGATACCTGGGACCAG GTGTTCTTGTGGATTGGGGCCGAGGCCAATgccacagagaaggagagagcccTTGCCACAGCCCAGGAGTACCTGCACACTCACCCCAGTGGCCGAGACGCTGACACGCCAATCCTGATCATTAAACAGGGGTTCGAGCCTCCCATCTTCACAGGCTGGTTCTTGGCCTGGGACTCTCACATGTGGAGC GCAGGGAAATCATATGAACAGTTAAAGGAAGAGCTGGGAGACGCCGCTGCCATCATGAGAATCACTGCT GACATGAGGAACGCAACCCTCTCCCTGAATTCTGAGCTAAAATATTACCCTATAGAAGTTCTGTTGAGAAATCAGAATCAGGAGCTGCCTGAGGATGTGAACCCTGCCAAAAAGGAG ACTTACCTCTCTGAAGAGGACTTCATTTCCGTGTTTGGCATCACAAGAGGGCAATTTGCTGCTCTGCCTGGCTGGAAACAGCtccaaatgaagaaagaaaaggggcTTTTCTAA
- the AVIL gene encoding advillin isoform X2: MSLSSAFRAVGNDPGIITWRIEKMELALVPLSAHGNFYEGDCYVILSTRRVGSLLSQDIHFWIGKDSSQDEQSCAAIYTTQLDDYLGGGPVQHREVQYHESDTFRGYFKQGIIYKKGGVASGMKHVETNTYDVKRLLHVKGKRNIRATEVEMSWDSFNRGDVFLLDLGQVIIQWNGPESNGGERLKAMLLAKDIRDRERGGRAEIGVIEGDKEAASPELMKVLQDTLGRRSIIKPAVPDEIIDQQQKSNIVLYHVSDSAGQLAVTEVATRPLVQDLLNHDDCYILDQSGTKIYVWKGRRATKVEKQTAMSKALNFIKMKGYPSSTNVETVNDGAESAMFKQLFQKWSVKEQTVGLGKTFSIGRIAKVFQDKFDVTLLHAKPEVAAQERMVDDGNGKVEVWRIENLELVPVEQQWYGYFYGGDCYLVLYTYEVSGRPNYILYIWQGRHASRGELAASAYQAVEVDRQRDGAPVQVRVTMGKEPRHFMAIFKGKLVIFEGGTSRKRNAEPDPPVRLFQIQGNDKSNTKAVEVPAFASSLNSNDVFLLWAQAEHYLWFGKGSSGDERAMAKELAGHLCDGTENTVAEGQEPPEFWDLLGGKTPYANDKRLQQEILDVQSRLFECSNKTGRFIVTEITDFTQDDLNPGDVMLLDTWDQVFLWIGAEANATEKERALATAQEYLHTHPSGRDADTPILIIKQGFEPPIFTGWFLAWDSHMWSDMRNATLSLNSELKYYPIEVLLRNQNQELPEDVNPAKKETYLSEEDFISVFGITRGQFAALPGWKQLQMKKEKGLF; the protein is encoded by the exons ATGTCTCTGAGCAGCGCCTTCAGGGCTGTGGGCAACGACCCTGGGATCATCACCTGGAGAATAGAG AAAATGGAGCTGGCACTGGTGCCCCTGAGTGCCCATGGCAACTTCTACGAGGGGGACTGCTACGTCATCCTCTCG ACCCGGAGGGTGGgcagtctcctctcccaggacatcCACTTCTGGATCGGGAAGGACTCCTCCCAGGATGAGCAGAGCTGCGCGGCCATCTACACTACGCAGCTGGATGACTACCTGGGGGGCGGCCCCGTGCAGCACCGAGAGGTCCAGTACCATGAGTCCGACACCTTCCGTGGCTACTTTAAGCAGGGCATCAT CTACAAGAAGGGGGGTGTGGCCTCTGGGATGAAGCATGTGGAGACCAACACCTATGACGTGAAGCGGCTGCTCCACGTGAAGGGGAAGAGAAACATCAGGGCCACTGAG GTGGAAATGAGCTGGGACAGTTTTAACCGAGGTGATGTCTTCTTGctggaccttgggcaggtcatcaTCCAGTGGAATGGCCCAGAGAGCAATGGTGGGGAGCGCCTGAAG GCTATGCTTCTGGCGAAGGATATCCGGGACAGGGAGCGAGGGGGCCGTGCTGAAATAGGAGTGATCGAGGGAGACAAGGAGGCGGCAAGCCCGGAGCTGATGAAGGTCCTTCAGGACACCCTCGGCCGACGCTCCATTATCAAGCCTGCGGTCCCTGACGAGATCATAGATCAGCAGCAGAAATCCAATATCGTGCTGTACCA TGTCTCAGACTCAGCGGGGCAGCTGGCAGTCACAGAGGTAGCAACGAGGCCTCTGGTCCAGGACTTACTGAACCATGAC GACTGCTACATCCTGGACCAAAGTGGAACCAAGATCTATgtgtggaaaggaagaagagcaaCAAAGGTTGAGAAACAGACGGCCATGTCCAAAGCCCTG AACTTCATCAAGATGAAGGGCTACCCCAGCAGCACCAATGTGGAGACCGTCAACGATGGTGCCGAGTCGGCCATGTTCAAGCAGCTGTTCCAGAAGTGGTCAGTGAAGGAACAGACCGTGGGCCTGGGGAAAACATTCAGCATTGGTAGAATTG CTAAAGTTTTCCAGGATAAATTTGACGTGACTCTGCTGCACGCCAAACCAGAGGTAGCTGCCCAGGAAAGAATGGTCGACGACGGCAACGGAAAAGTTGAG GTCTGGAGAATTGAAAACCTGGAGCTGGTCCCCGTGGAGCAGCAGTGGTATGGCTACTTTTATGGGGGAGACTGCTATCTGGTTCTCTACACGTACGAGGTGAGCGGGAGGCCGAATTACATCCTGTACATCTGGCAG GGCCGCCACGCCTCACGGGGTGAGCTGGCAGCCTCGGCATACCAGGCAGTGGAGGTGGACCGGCAGCGTGATGGGGCCCCTGTGCAGGTTCGGGTGACCATGGGGAAGGAGCCACGCCACTTCATGGCCATCTTCAAAGGGAAGCTGGTTATCTTTGAG gGTGGGACTTCCAGGAAGCGAAATGCCGAGCCTGATCCTCCAGTGAGGCTCTTCCAGAttcaaggaaatgacaaatcaaaCACCAAGGCAGTGGAGGTTCCAGCCTTTGCCTCCTCCCTAAACTCCAATGATGTCTTTCTGCTGTGGGCCCAGGCAGAGCACTACCTGTGGTTTGGCAAG GGGTCTAGTGGGGATGAGCGGGCAATGGCGAAGGAGCTGGCCGGGCATCTCTGCGACGGCACCGAGAACACTGTGGCCGAGGGCCAGGAGCCGCCTGAGTTCTGGGACCTGCTGGGAGGGAAAACCCCGTATGCCAATGATAAAAG ACTACAGCAGGAAATCCTGGATGTCCAGTCCCGTCTCTTCGAATGCTCCAATAAGACTGGCCGGTTCATTGTCACTGAGATCACAGACTTCACCCAGGATGACCTGAACCCAGGTGACGTGATGCTCCTTGATACCTGGGACCAG GTGTTCTTGTGGATTGGGGCCGAGGCCAATgccacagagaaggagagagcccTTGCCACAGCCCAGGAGTACCTGCACACTCACCCCAGTGGCCGAGACGCTGACACGCCAATCCTGATCATTAAACAGGGGTTCGAGCCTCCCATCTTCACAGGCTGGTTCTTGGCCTGGGACTCTCACATGTGGAGC GACATGAGGAACGCAACCCTCTCCCTGAATTCTGAGCTAAAATATTACCCTATAGAAGTTCTGTTGAGAAATCAGAATCAGGAGCTGCCTGAGGATGTGAACCCTGCCAAAAAGGAG ACTTACCTCTCTGAAGAGGACTTCATTTCCGTGTTTGGCATCACAAGAGGGCAATTTGCTGCTCTGCCTGGCTGGAAACAGCtccaaatgaagaaagaaaaggggcTTTTCTAA
- the AVIL gene encoding advillin isoform X3, which yields MSLSSAFRAVGNDPGIITWRIEKMELALVPLSAHGNFYEGDCYVILSTRRVGSLLSQDIHFWIGKDSSQDEQSCAAIYTTQLDDYLGGGPVQHREVQYHESDTFRGYFKQGIIYKKGGVASGMKHVETNTYDVKRLLHVKGKRNIRATEVEMSWDSFNRGDVFLLDLGQVIIQWNGPESNGGERLKAMLLAKDIRDRERGGRAEIGVIEGDKEAASPELMKVLQDTLGRRSIIKPAVPDEIIDQQQKSNIVLYHVSDSAGQLAVTEVATRPLVQDLLNHDDCYILDQSGTKIYVWKGRRATKVEKQTAMSKALNFIKMKGYPSSTNVETVNDGAESAMFKQLFQKWSVKEQTVGLGKTFSIGRIAKVFQDKFDVTLLHAKPEVAAQERMVDDGNGKVEVWRIENLELVPVEQQWYGYFYGGDCYLVLYTYEVSGRPNYILYIWQGRHASRGELAASAYQAVEVDRQRDGAPVQVRVTMGKEPRHFMAIFKGKLVIFEGGTSRKRNAEPDPPVRLFQIQGNDKSNTKAVEVPAFASSLNSNDVFLLWAQAEHYLWFGKGSSGDERAMAKELAGHLCDGTENTVAEGQEPPEFWDLLGGKTPYANDKRLQQEILDVQSRLFECSNKTGRFIVTEITDFTQDDLNPGDVMLLDTWDQDMRNATLSLNSELKYYPIEVLLRNQNQELPEDVNPAKKETYLSEEDFISVFGITRGQFAALPGWKQLQMKKEKGLF from the exons ATGTCTCTGAGCAGCGCCTTCAGGGCTGTGGGCAACGACCCTGGGATCATCACCTGGAGAATAGAG AAAATGGAGCTGGCACTGGTGCCCCTGAGTGCCCATGGCAACTTCTACGAGGGGGACTGCTACGTCATCCTCTCG ACCCGGAGGGTGGgcagtctcctctcccaggacatcCACTTCTGGATCGGGAAGGACTCCTCCCAGGATGAGCAGAGCTGCGCGGCCATCTACACTACGCAGCTGGATGACTACCTGGGGGGCGGCCCCGTGCAGCACCGAGAGGTCCAGTACCATGAGTCCGACACCTTCCGTGGCTACTTTAAGCAGGGCATCAT CTACAAGAAGGGGGGTGTGGCCTCTGGGATGAAGCATGTGGAGACCAACACCTATGACGTGAAGCGGCTGCTCCACGTGAAGGGGAAGAGAAACATCAGGGCCACTGAG GTGGAAATGAGCTGGGACAGTTTTAACCGAGGTGATGTCTTCTTGctggaccttgggcaggtcatcaTCCAGTGGAATGGCCCAGAGAGCAATGGTGGGGAGCGCCTGAAG GCTATGCTTCTGGCGAAGGATATCCGGGACAGGGAGCGAGGGGGCCGTGCTGAAATAGGAGTGATCGAGGGAGACAAGGAGGCGGCAAGCCCGGAGCTGATGAAGGTCCTTCAGGACACCCTCGGCCGACGCTCCATTATCAAGCCTGCGGTCCCTGACGAGATCATAGATCAGCAGCAGAAATCCAATATCGTGCTGTACCA TGTCTCAGACTCAGCGGGGCAGCTGGCAGTCACAGAGGTAGCAACGAGGCCTCTGGTCCAGGACTTACTGAACCATGAC GACTGCTACATCCTGGACCAAAGTGGAACCAAGATCTATgtgtggaaaggaagaagagcaaCAAAGGTTGAGAAACAGACGGCCATGTCCAAAGCCCTG AACTTCATCAAGATGAAGGGCTACCCCAGCAGCACCAATGTGGAGACCGTCAACGATGGTGCCGAGTCGGCCATGTTCAAGCAGCTGTTCCAGAAGTGGTCAGTGAAGGAACAGACCGTGGGCCTGGGGAAAACATTCAGCATTGGTAGAATTG CTAAAGTTTTCCAGGATAAATTTGACGTGACTCTGCTGCACGCCAAACCAGAGGTAGCTGCCCAGGAAAGAATGGTCGACGACGGCAACGGAAAAGTTGAG GTCTGGAGAATTGAAAACCTGGAGCTGGTCCCCGTGGAGCAGCAGTGGTATGGCTACTTTTATGGGGGAGACTGCTATCTGGTTCTCTACACGTACGAGGTGAGCGGGAGGCCGAATTACATCCTGTACATCTGGCAG GGCCGCCACGCCTCACGGGGTGAGCTGGCAGCCTCGGCATACCAGGCAGTGGAGGTGGACCGGCAGCGTGATGGGGCCCCTGTGCAGGTTCGGGTGACCATGGGGAAGGAGCCACGCCACTTCATGGCCATCTTCAAAGGGAAGCTGGTTATCTTTGAG gGTGGGACTTCCAGGAAGCGAAATGCCGAGCCTGATCCTCCAGTGAGGCTCTTCCAGAttcaaggaaatgacaaatcaaaCACCAAGGCAGTGGAGGTTCCAGCCTTTGCCTCCTCCCTAAACTCCAATGATGTCTTTCTGCTGTGGGCCCAGGCAGAGCACTACCTGTGGTTTGGCAAG GGGTCTAGTGGGGATGAGCGGGCAATGGCGAAGGAGCTGGCCGGGCATCTCTGCGACGGCACCGAGAACACTGTGGCCGAGGGCCAGGAGCCGCCTGAGTTCTGGGACCTGCTGGGAGGGAAAACCCCGTATGCCAATGATAAAAG ACTACAGCAGGAAATCCTGGATGTCCAGTCCCGTCTCTTCGAATGCTCCAATAAGACTGGCCGGTTCATTGTCACTGAGATCACAGACTTCACCCAGGATGACCTGAACCCAGGTGACGTGATGCTCCTTGATACCTGGGACCAG GACATGAGGAACGCAACCCTCTCCCTGAATTCTGAGCTAAAATATTACCCTATAGAAGTTCTGTTGAGAAATCAGAATCAGGAGCTGCCTGAGGATGTGAACCCTGCCAAAAAGGAG ACTTACCTCTCTGAAGAGGACTTCATTTCCGTGTTTGGCATCACAAGAGGGCAATTTGCTGCTCTGCCTGGCTGGAAACAGCtccaaatgaagaaagaaaaggggcTTTTCTAA
- the TSFM gene encoding elongation factor Ts, mitochondrial gives MSLLRALSVCLVVRPRRCPGRGLRPGTDLPFLQAEPLLLRSPQPWHSFHAGSWLSSSASSKELLMKLRRKTGYSFVNCKKALETCGGDLKQAESWLHKQAQKEGWSKAAKLHGRKTKEGLIGLLQEGNTSVLVEVNCETDFVSRNLRFQQLVQQVALGTMLHCQSLKDQLSTYSKGFLNSSELSELPAGPETEGFLKDQLALAIGKLGENMSLKRAAWVKVPAGFYVGSYVHGAMHSPSLHNLVLGKYGALVICEMSERRANLEDLGRRLGQHVVGMAPLSVGSLDDEPGGEAETKMLSQPYLLDPSITLGQYVEPQGVSVVDFVRFECGEGGEAAEAE, from the exons ATGTCGCTGCTGCGAGCGCTGAGCGTCTGCCTCGTCGTGCGGCCCCGGCGCTGCCCGGGGAGGGGTCTTCGTCCCGGCACCGACCTGCCTTTCTTGCAG GCGGAGCCCCTTTTGCTTCGGTCGCCCCAGCCATGGCACTCATTTCACGCCGGGTCCTGGCTGTCATCCTCGGCCTCCAGCAAGGAGCTGCTCATGAAGCTGCGGCGAAAAACGGGCTACTCCTTTGTAAACtgcaagaaagctctggagacttgTGGCGGAGATCTCAAACag GCAGAGAGCTGGCTCCATAAGCAGGCCCAGAAGGAGGGCTGGAGCAAAGCTGCCAAGCTCCATGGGAGAAAGACTAAAGAAGGGCTGATTGGGCTGCTGCAGGAAGGAAACACGTCGGTGTTAGTAGAG GTAAACTGTGAGACAGATTTTGTTTCCAGAAATTTAAGATTTCAGCAGTTGGTCCAGCAAGTAGCCCTTGGAACCATGTTGCATTGTCAGAGCCTAAAGGATCAACTCTCTACGTACAGTAAA GGTTTCTTGAATTCCTCTGAGCTCTCTGAGCTTCCAGCTGGGCCTGAGACAGAAGGCTTTCTCAAGGATCAGCTGGCCTTAGCAATTG ggaaactgggagaaaacatgagtctTAAACGAGCTGCATGGGTGAAGGTGCCAGCTGGGTTCTATGTTGGCTCTTACGTCCATGGAGCGATGCACAGTCCCTCGCTCCACAACCTGGTGCTGGGGAAGTATGGGGCCCTGGTCATCTGTGAGATGTCTGAGCGGAGAGCAAACCTTGAAGACCTTGGCCGCCGCCTTGGGCAGCATGTGGTGGGCATGGCCCCTCTCTCTGTTGGCTCCCTGGACGATGAGCCTGGGGGAGAGGCAGAAACCAAGATGCTGTCCCAGCCATACTTGCTGGATCCTTCCATCACATTGGGACAGTATGTGGAGCCCCAGGGGGTGTCCGTAGTAGACTTTGTACGGTTTGAATGTGGAGAAGGTGGAGAGGCAGCAGAGGCTGAATAG
- the EEF1AKMT3 gene encoding EEF1A lysine methyltransferase 3: MADPRPDPESEPESVFPREVGLFADSYSEKSRFCFCGHVLNITQNFGSRLGVAARVWDAALSLCNYFESQNVDFRGKKVIELGAGTGIVGILAALQGGDVTITDLPLVLEQIQANVQANVPTGGRAQVRALSWGIDQHVFPGDYDLVLGADIVYLEPTFPLLLGTLQHLCGPQGTIYLASKMREEHRTESFFQHLLPQHFHLELAQRDEDENVNIYRARHREPRPA, encoded by the exons ATGGCGGACCCGCGCCCAGATCCTGAATCGGAGCCCGAATCCGTGTTCCCGCGGGAGGTTGGGCTCTTCGCCGACTCTTATTCGGAGAAGAGCCGGTTCTGTTTCTGTGGACACGTCCTGAACATCACACAGAACTTCGGGTCCCGCCTGGGGGTGGCAGCGCGCGTGTGGGACGCG GCTCTGAGCCTGTGCAACTATTTCGAAAGTCAAAATGTGGATTTCCGAGGCAAAAAAGTGATCGAACTGGGCGCAGGGACGGGCATCGTGGGGATCTTGGCAGCGCTGCAGG ggGGGGATGTTACCATCACTGACCTGCCCCTGGTCCTAGAGCAGATCCAGGCCAACGTCCAGGCCAATGTGCCGACTGGAGGCCGGGCCCAGGTCCGCGCCTTGTCCTGGGGGATTGACCAGCATGTCTTCCCTGGAGACTATGACCTGGTGCTGGGGGCTGATATCGTGTACCTGGAGCCCACCTTTCCACTGCTGCTGGGCACCCTCCAACACCTGTGCGGGCCCCAGGGCACCATCTATCTGGCCTCCAAGATGAGAGAGGAGCACAGGACGGAGAGCTTCTTTCAGCACCTCCTGCCCCAGCATTTCCACCTGGAGCTGGCCCAGCGGGATGAGGATGAGAATGTCAACATCTATAGGGCCAGACACAGGGAACCAAGACCTGCTTGA